The Cytobacillus oceanisediminis genomic interval TGCTTCATATGCCCCGATTAAGGCAAATCCTTTGATGCCTCCTCCTGAAAAAACACCATCTATATACATGAAAGCCACTCCTGTCGATGTACTTGCTCATAGAGGAACTCTTACTTATACATCTTTAATCAGGAGTTTTTTAAAATAGTACGGCTGACAAGCAGAATTTCATAATTAGGTAAAATATTGCACTTCTGCTTCTGGAAAATAAGAGTGAATATACCCCCTAATTGTATTTTCCAGATCCTTTGCATCATCAGTCGGATACACATACTTGCCTATTCCATATCTTCCCCACTTATATTTGCGTTTTTCTTCATCCATTTCCAGCTTTGTTTTCGGGTAGCGTTTTTCAATTACCTTTTTGGCCGGCTTTGTAAATCTGTGCTGGATTAACTCGAAAGTTAATCCTTCCAGATTGATGCCTTCGAGTGATTTGCTTAACCTTTGAAAAAGTTCATGGTACCCTTCACGCCAATCATCATGCATGTAAATAGGCGCCACGATAAAGCCAAGCGGGTAGCCGGCATTGGCTACTTTACGGGCAGCTTCAAGCCGATCGTCGAATGAGGAAGTGCCAGGCTCAAAGTTTTTTATTACATAGCGTGAATTAACACTAAATCGGAATCGGGTTTTCCCATTATGTTTAGCATCAAGCAAATGGTCGACATGATGATACTTGGTGACAAACCGAAGCTGGCCATATTCCGTCTGGCCAATAAATTCAATTGTTTTTTTCAGGGAATGGGTCAAATGATCAATCCCTACGATATCGGAAGTACATGCAGCTTCAAATCGCGTAAGCTCCGGCTTTCTCTCTTCCATATATTTAGAGGCCTGCTCAAAGATTTCTTCAAGGTTTACATACGTGCGAATATATGGCTTGCTTCCAAGTGTAGTTTGCAGATAGCAATAATGACAGTGGCCCATGCAGCCTGTAGCAAGGGGAATGGCGTATTCTGCCGAAGGCTTGGATGTATCAAATTTCAGAGTCCGTCTAATGCCTACCACCAAAGTGGATTTCGCATTTCGGTATTTTTGCAATTCGTTATCACCTGGAA includes:
- the splB gene encoding spore photoproduct lyase — its product is MKPFIPQLVYIEPQALEYPLGRELKEKFEKMNLEIRETTSHNQVRNIPGDNELQKYRNAKSTLVVGIRRTLKFDTSKPSAEYAIPLATGCMGHCHYCYLQTTLGSKPYIRTYVNLEEIFEQASKYMEERKPELTRFEAACTSDIVGIDHLTHSLKKTIEFIGQTEYGQLRFVTKYHHVDHLLDAKHNGKTRFRFSVNSRYVIKNFEPGTSSFDDRLEAARKVANAGYPLGFIVAPIYMHDDWREGYHELFQRLSKSLEGINLEGLTFELIQHRFTKPAKKVIEKRYPKTKLEMDEEKRKYKWGRYGIGKYVYPTDDAKDLENTIRGYIHSYFPEAEVQYFT